One genomic segment of Pandoraea sputorum includes these proteins:
- the dacB gene encoding D-alanyl-D-alanine carboxypeptidase/D-alanyl-D-alanine endopeptidase, translating into MLASAPVHAKSEKQAKRKMPRVPVTAPHATPLPQPLARALAASKVPASHVSVIVAKVDNPLQTRGAVPAPLLAVNPNVPRNPASTMKLVTTIAALDTLGPDYRWRTQAFTDGASDGRTLNGNLYFKGTGDPKLVPEEMEKFVTELRNAGVTNINGDIVLDRSAYSADIGAQGPIDGDSDRPYNVAPDPLLYSFKAMSFSFTGNPNGTVDVGVLPPLANLQVANEMSSTPAGNCGDWLARIHPTLSTTPDGAYVAHFSGTYPASCEDKGWNIAAPDRDRFFLGGFRALWQASGGQFTGNVRTGVVPPGARLLVTHRGQTLAEVVHDMNKFSNNVMARQLFLTLGLAADGKTPASIARSREVLNRWLEKNDLATPGLVVENGSGLSRVERISASELARLLQHGINSPTGQVLIESMPTVGVDGTMRNRLTNREVAGNAHIKTGTLDDVGAVAGYVATRSGSTYVVVSLINDPKASNARPFNDALISWVYENAP; encoded by the coding sequence ATGCTGGCAAGCGCGCCTGTGCACGCAAAATCCGAAAAGCAGGCGAAGCGCAAAATGCCGAGGGTGCCGGTGACGGCACCGCACGCCACGCCGTTGCCGCAACCGCTGGCCCGCGCGCTGGCGGCGAGCAAGGTGCCCGCATCGCACGTAAGCGTGATCGTCGCGAAAGTGGACAACCCGCTGCAAACGCGTGGCGCGGTGCCTGCACCGCTGCTCGCCGTGAATCCGAATGTGCCGCGCAATCCTGCGTCGACGATGAAGCTCGTGACGACGATTGCCGCGCTCGACACGCTCGGCCCCGATTACCGCTGGCGCACGCAGGCGTTCACCGACGGTGCGTCCGACGGTCGTACGCTTAACGGCAATCTCTACTTCAAAGGCACGGGCGATCCGAAGCTGGTGCCCGAAGAGATGGAGAAATTCGTCACTGAGCTGCGCAACGCGGGCGTGACGAATATCAATGGCGACATCGTGCTCGACCGTTCGGCCTATAGCGCGGACATCGGCGCGCAGGGCCCCATCGACGGTGACAGCGACCGCCCCTACAACGTCGCGCCGGATCCGCTGCTGTACTCGTTCAAGGCGATGTCGTTCAGCTTCACCGGCAATCCGAACGGCACCGTGGATGTCGGCGTGCTGCCCCCGCTCGCGAACCTGCAAGTGGCGAACGAAATGTCGTCGACGCCCGCGGGAAATTGCGGCGACTGGCTCGCACGGATTCATCCCACATTGAGCACGACACCCGACGGCGCCTACGTGGCGCACTTCTCGGGAACGTATCCTGCGTCGTGCGAGGACAAGGGATGGAACATCGCCGCGCCGGATCGCGACCGCTTCTTCCTCGGCGGCTTCCGTGCGCTGTGGCAGGCGTCGGGCGGCCAGTTCACTGGGAACGTGCGCACGGGGGTTGTGCCGCCGGGTGCGCGTCTGCTCGTCACACATCGCGGTCAGACGCTGGCCGAAGTCGTGCATGACATGAACAAGTTCAGCAACAACGTGATGGCGCGTCAGCTGTTCCTCACGCTGGGATTGGCTGCCGACGGCAAGACGCCAGCGAGCATTGCGCGCTCGCGTGAAGTGCTCAACCGCTGGCTCGAAAAGAACGATCTCGCCACGCCGGGCCTCGTCGTGGAGAACGGTTCGGGTCTGTCGCGCGTGGAGCGCATCAGTGCCTCGGAACTGGCGCGGCTGCTGCAACACGGCATCAATAGCCCGACCGGACAGGTGCTCATCGAATCGATGCCGACGGTCGGTGTCGACGGCACCATGCGCAATCGTCTGACCAATCGTGAGGTCGCAGGCAACGCGCACATCAAGACGGGAACGCTCGATGATGTGGGCGCGGTTGCGGGCTAC
- a CDS encoding response regulator, giving the protein MRILLVEDDTMIATAVMKGLRQDGWTVDHVGDGQRALDALAVESYDALLLDLGLPRRDGIDVLRTLRGRGQTLPVLIATARDAVADRVKGLDAGADDYLVKPFDLDELAARLRALLRRQAGRSEPLLRHGGIVLDPATRQITCDGTPVMLSAREYAVLEALLNRPGAVLSKSQLEERIYGWGEEVASNAVEVHIHGLRKKLGADAIRTVRGVGYMMPAQTNETPNGGPSASETN; this is encoded by the coding sequence ATGCGAATTTTGTTGGTGGAAGACGATACGATGATCGCCACGGCCGTCATGAAAGGTCTGCGCCAGGACGGCTGGACCGTCGACCATGTCGGCGACGGGCAGCGTGCGCTCGACGCGCTCGCCGTGGAGTCGTACGACGCGCTGCTGCTCGATCTCGGTCTGCCGCGTCGCGACGGTATCGACGTGCTGCGTACACTGCGCGGACGCGGTCAGACGCTGCCGGTGCTCATTGCCACCGCGCGCGACGCCGTGGCGGACCGCGTCAAGGGACTGGACGCCGGTGCCGACGACTACCTCGTCAAACCCTTCGATCTCGACGAACTCGCGGCACGGCTGCGCGCACTGCTGCGGCGCCAGGCCGGACGCAGCGAGCCGTTGCTGCGCCATGGCGGCATCGTGCTCGACCCGGCAACGCGTCAGATCACCTGCGACGGCACGCCCGTCATGCTCTCGGCACGCGAATACGCCGTGCTCGAAGCGTTGCTCAACCGCCCCGGCGCGGTGTTATCCAAGTCGCAGCTCGAAGAACGCATCTACGGCTGGGGCGAGGAAGTCGCGAGCAACGCCGTCGAAGTCCACATTCACGGGTTGCGCAAGAAGCTCGGCGCGGATGCCATCCGCACGGTGCGTGGCGTCGGCTACATGATGCCCGCGCAGACGAACGAGACCCCGAACGGTGGTCCATCGGCATCGGAGACGAACTGA
- a CDS encoding ATP-binding protein, producing the protein MRSIRRRLLFGLLITLAIALVLAGIAIFRQARTEANELFDFQLQQMALSLPAESFSSVPGEHNDTEGLVIQIWSQNGVELYYSHPRTPLPPRAELGFTTVQTPVGDWRVYAARVGDNVVQLAQPMVIRDSLAVSMALRTLLPLVVAMPLLGLLVWIVVGRGLRPLRRVTKALDARAPGALEAFPEAGLPDEVRPLVRALNSLLGRLDDALVQQKAFVADAAHELRTPLAALQLQVQLLERAHTDAERAEAMRDLRDGVRRASHMVAQLLTLARQEPDAARAATAFTDLPLAPLLQDVVARHAALAIARGIDLGLDAPDALAQISRVRGDANALQTLFGNLVDNALKYTPRGGHVDVRLISATPSPVVEIEDTGPGIAPAERERVFDRFFRGGAAMTDGAMPSDASGQHAVDAASEPDAPRAQGSGLGLAIVRNIAQAHGAQVELLDARNAHGLRVRVSFGGATSVPPAL; encoded by the coding sequence ATGCGCTCGATCCGTCGCCGCCTGCTCTTCGGCTTGCTCATTACGCTGGCGATTGCACTGGTGCTCGCAGGCATCGCCATCTTCCGTCAGGCGCGCACCGAAGCCAACGAGTTGTTCGACTTCCAGTTGCAGCAGATGGCGTTGTCGCTGCCTGCCGAATCGTTCTCCAGTGTGCCGGGCGAGCACAACGACACGGAAGGTCTCGTCATCCAGATATGGAGCCAGAACGGCGTGGAGTTGTATTACTCGCACCCGCGCACCCCACTGCCGCCGCGCGCCGAACTCGGCTTCACCACGGTGCAGACCCCCGTCGGCGACTGGCGCGTCTACGCGGCACGCGTAGGCGACAACGTTGTGCAACTGGCGCAGCCGATGGTGATCCGCGACTCGCTCGCCGTATCGATGGCATTGCGCACGCTGCTGCCGCTGGTCGTGGCCATGCCGTTGCTCGGCTTGCTCGTGTGGATTGTCGTGGGTCGTGGGTTGAGGCCGTTGCGTCGTGTGACGAAGGCGCTCGATGCGCGTGCGCCGGGCGCATTGGAGGCGTTCCCTGAAGCCGGTTTGCCGGACGAAGTGCGTCCGCTGGTGCGTGCGCTTAACAGCCTGCTCGGTCGGCTCGACGACGCACTGGTTCAGCAAAAGGCCTTCGTTGCAGACGCCGCGCATGAGTTACGTACGCCGCTCGCTGCCTTGCAGCTTCAGGTGCAGTTGCTCGAACGCGCGCATACCGATGCAGAGCGTGCCGAGGCCATGCGCGATTTGCGTGACGGCGTGCGTCGTGCGTCACACATGGTGGCGCAGTTGCTGACGCTGGCGCGTCAGGAGCCGGATGCCGCGCGGGCGGCAACGGCGTTCACCGACTTGCCGTTGGCGCCGCTGTTGCAGGACGTCGTTGCGCGCCACGCGGCGCTGGCCATCGCACGCGGCATCGATCTGGGGCTGGACGCCCCCGATGCGCTGGCGCAGATCAGTCGCGTGCGCGGCGATGCGAACGCACTGCAGACGCTCTTCGGCAACCTCGTCGACAACGCGCTGAAATACACGCCGCGCGGCGGACACGTGGATGTGCGTCTGATCTCGGCGACGCCATCTCCGGTCGTCGAGATCGAAGACACCGGCCCGGGCATTGCACCGGCCGAGCGCGAGCGTGTGTTCGATCGATTCTTCCGTGGCGGCGCGGCCATGACAGATGGTGCGATGCCGTCCGATGCGTCGGGGCAGCACGCGGTGGACGCGGCAAGCGAGCCGGACGCGCCGCGTGCGCAGGGCAGTGGTCTGGGTCTCGCCATCGTGCGAAACATCGCGCAGGCGCATGGCGCACAGGTGGAGTTGCTCGACGCTCGCAACGCTCACGGATTGCGCGTGCGTGTGAGCTTCGGCGGCGCGACCTCGGTGCCACCGGCGCTTTGA
- a CDS encoding DegQ family serine endoprotease gives MQTSKLTRTLVAGAVLVALTGGYVAGRQHWQTPLTSEMVSDASAASSPAATPVAAQNAPNTAPRMLVPDFSQLAEQYGPAVVNISVTHDGKPSAQRGSAANQLPPGMDPNDPLFQFFRHFYGAPGNDGGDSGGDDGSSGPTRSLGSGFIVSPDGYILTNAHVVDDASQVTVKLTDKREYKAKVVGSDKASDVALLKIAATDLPTVKIGDPSKSKAGEWVVAIGSPYGFDNTVTAGIVSAKARALPDENYTPFIQTDVPVNPGNSGGPLFNLNGEVIGINSMIYSRTGGFQGLSFAIPIDMAMKVKTQLQQYGKVSRGRIGVAIQEVNQSLAKSFGLPKPTGALVSSIDKNGPAAKSDLKPGDVILAVNGATIEDSVQLPEKIADMRPGQTATLTVWRNGAKQDVSVKIAALNDKKDTASTDDSATHGRLGLAVRELSPQEKQAAQVTNGLLVARAGGPAEQAGVEAGDIILSLNGTPVTSVAQLSEKLKKAGNNVALLVQRDGQQIFIPVDLG, from the coding sequence ATGCAGACTTCGAAGCTCACTCGTACGTTGGTTGCTGGTGCCGTGCTCGTTGCCCTGACGGGCGGCTATGTGGCGGGCCGTCAGCACTGGCAGACGCCTCTGACCTCGGAAATGGTCAGCGACGCGAGCGCTGCAAGCTCCCCGGCTGCCACCCCGGTTGCTGCGCAAAATGCCCCGAACACCGCGCCCCGCATGCTGGTGCCGGACTTCTCGCAACTGGCGGAACAATACGGACCGGCCGTAGTCAACATCAGTGTGACGCACGATGGGAAACCTTCGGCGCAACGCGGCTCGGCTGCAAATCAGCTCCCGCCGGGCATGGATCCTAACGATCCGCTGTTCCAGTTCTTCCGGCACTTCTACGGTGCACCCGGTAACGACGGTGGCGATAGCGGTGGCGACGACGGTAGCAGCGGGCCGACGCGCAGCCTCGGTTCGGGCTTCATCGTGAGTCCGGACGGCTACATCCTCACTAATGCCCACGTCGTCGACGACGCGAGTCAGGTGACGGTGAAGCTCACCGACAAGCGCGAGTACAAAGCGAAGGTCGTGGGCAGCGACAAGGCGAGCGACGTTGCGTTGCTGAAGATTGCCGCCACGGATTTGCCGACGGTGAAGATCGGCGATCCGTCGAAGTCGAAGGCGGGTGAGTGGGTTGTGGCCATCGGTTCGCCGTACGGCTTCGACAACACCGTGACGGCGGGTATCGTGTCGGCGAAAGCGCGCGCGTTGCCCGACGAGAACTACACGCCGTTCATCCAGACGGACGTGCCGGTCAATCCGGGTAATTCGGGCGGACCGCTGTTCAACCTGAACGGTGAGGTCATCGGCATCAACTCGATGATCTACTCGCGTACCGGCGGATTCCAGGGCTTGTCGTTCGCGATTCCGATCGACATGGCGATGAAGGTCAAGACGCAGCTTCAGCAGTACGGCAAGGTGAGTCGCGGTCGCATCGGTGTGGCGATTCAGGAAGTGAATCAGTCGCTGGCGAAGTCGTTCGGTCTGCCCAAGCCTACCGGTGCGTTGGTGTCGTCCATCGACAAGAACGGCCCGGCGGCGAAGTCGGATCTGAAGCCGGGGGACGTGATTCTGGCCGTCAACGGCGCGACCATCGAGGATTCGGTGCAGTTGCCGGAGAAGATTGCGGATATGCGTCCGGGGCAGACAGCCACGCTCACTGTGTGGCGTAACGGCGCGAAGCAGGATGTGTCGGTGAAGATTGCCGCGCTCAACGACAAGAAGGACACGGCGAGCACCGACGATTCGGCAACGCATGGTCGGCTGGGCCTGGCGGTTCGCGAACTGTCGCCGCAGGAGAAGCAGGCGGCGCAGGTGACGAATGGTCTGCTGGTCGCACGTGCGGGTGGTCCGGCAGAGCAGGCCGGGGTGGAGGCGGGCGACATCATTCTGTCGCTCAACGGCACGCCGGTCACGAGCGTCGCGCAACTGAGCGAGAAGCTCAAGAAGGCGGGCAATAATGTCGCGTTGCTCGTGCAGCGCGACGGGCAACAGATTTTCATCCCGGTCGATCTCGGCTAA
- a CDS encoding XdhC family protein, whose protein sequence is MDSVDLEVLKSAVQWTRAGFFVTLGTVVRTWGSAPRPVGSMLAIREDGHLVGSVSGGCVEDDLVARIRDGDWPQDRPQITSYGVTAEEAHRFGLPCGGTLQLVLEPVRETSRIPELLDSIGQFRLVVRELDMKTGAVRMAPGHHTPSVEFDGERLITSHGPRHRLVVIGAGQLSKYVASMACALDYHVIVCDPRSEYADEWQVEGTELSREMPDDLIVRLQLDSHSAVLTLTHDPKLDDMALLEALKSPAFYIGAIGSRVNNARRRERLSLFDLSTTEIERLHGPVGMHLGARTPAEIAVAILAEMTAIKNGIAVTQTFAVRAEGASTPSDDDTPSAAPCRSAA, encoded by the coding sequence ATGGACAGTGTCGATCTGGAAGTGCTGAAGTCCGCCGTACAGTGGACCCGCGCAGGCTTTTTCGTCACGCTGGGCACCGTTGTGCGCACCTGGGGTTCTGCCCCGCGTCCCGTGGGCTCGATGCTCGCGATCCGTGAAGACGGTCATCTCGTCGGTTCTGTGTCCGGCGGCTGCGTCGAAGACGATCTCGTGGCGCGTATTCGCGACGGCGACTGGCCGCAGGACCGTCCCCAAATCACCAGCTATGGCGTCACTGCCGAGGAAGCGCATCGCTTCGGGTTGCCGTGTGGCGGCACGCTGCAACTGGTGCTCGAACCCGTGCGTGAGACGTCGCGCATTCCCGAACTGCTCGACAGCATCGGTCAATTCCGGCTCGTCGTGCGCGAACTGGATATGAAGACCGGCGCAGTCCGCATGGCGCCGGGACACCACACGCCGTCCGTCGAGTTCGACGGCGAGCGTCTGATCACGTCGCATGGGCCGCGCCATCGTCTGGTGGTGATCGGTGCGGGACAGCTCTCGAAATATGTGGCGAGCATGGCATGTGCGCTCGACTATCACGTGATCGTCTGCGACCCGCGCAGCGAGTATGCCGACGAATGGCAGGTCGAGGGCACCGAACTTTCGCGCGAGATGCCCGACGATCTCATCGTCCGTCTGCAACTCGATTCCCACAGCGCCGTGCTCACGCTCACGCACGATCCGAAGCTCGACGACATGGCGCTGCTCGAAGCGCTCAAGTCGCCAGCGTTCTACATCGGTGCGATCGGATCGCGTGTGAACAATGCACGACGTCGCGAGCGGCTCTCGCTGTTCGATCTGAGCACGACAGAAATCGAGCGGCTGCATGGCCCTGTCGGTATGCACCTCGGCGCGCGCACGCCTGCCGAAATCGCCGTGGCGATTCTTGCCGAGATGACGGCGATCAAAAACGGTATCGCCGTCACGCAGACGTTTGCCGTGCGTGCCGAAGGTGCATCTACCCCGTCAGACGACGACACTCCGTCTGCTGCCCCGTGCCGTAGCGCTGCCTGA
- a CDS encoding CoxG family protein, with protein MELQNSRQLPVARDVAWIALNDPGVLQGCIPGCESIERVDDTTWTIAIAATLGPVGGRWTGRIKLTDVIVPSAYTLHFDGIGSSAGHTRGQAAVTLTPQGPMTTLMTYDLKAQFGGEYAKLDTPQVDGAAAALANEFFRRLTAAIAPHHKLNDPIAADGEVAAALATDAAMRDMSSTRGKLSRWWPWAVALLILIFIVMWGNHAS; from the coding sequence ATGGAACTACAGAACAGTCGACAGTTACCCGTCGCGCGTGATGTCGCGTGGATCGCGTTGAACGACCCGGGCGTGTTGCAGGGATGTATTCCGGGGTGCGAGTCGATCGAGCGCGTGGACGACACGACGTGGACCATCGCTATCGCAGCGACACTCGGCCCCGTGGGCGGACGCTGGACCGGGCGTATCAAGCTGACCGACGTGATCGTGCCGAGCGCGTACACACTGCATTTCGACGGGATCGGTTCGTCGGCCGGCCACACACGTGGTCAGGCCGCCGTCACGCTGACACCGCAAGGACCGATGACCACATTGATGACTTACGACCTGAAGGCGCAGTTCGGTGGCGAGTACGCCAAGCTCGATACGCCGCAGGTCGACGGCGCGGCCGCCGCGCTTGCCAACGAATTCTTCCGGCGGCTGACGGCCGCCATTGCGCCGCACCACAAGTTGAACGATCCCATTGCCGCCGATGGCGAAGTGGCCGCCGCGCTGGCGACCGACGCCGCCATGCGCGACATGTCTTCGACTCGGGGCAAGCTCTCGCGCTGGTGGCCGTGGGCAGTGGCGTTGCTGATCCTGATCTTTATCGTGATGTGGGGCAACCATGCCAGTTGA